A part of Thiomicrorhabdus sediminis genomic DNA contains:
- the aceF gene encoding dihydrolipoyllysine-residue acetyltransferase has translation MATQQITIPDIGDFDAVEVIEILVAAGDEVAVDDSLVTLESDKATMEIPSPVAGKITNVAISIGDSVSEGTYIMDVEVSGDAAAPAEEKPAAPQEPAPAPQAPAPAQAPDSAQEPAPQPSAASPAAIAAASKPVNAQEMGASSHASPSVRAFARKLGVDLTTVAGTGPKGRIQQTDVEAAIKAVMSGQKAAPGGAVSGGMGIPPVPEVDFSKFGETTTEELGRIKKISGKFLHASWLNVPHVTQFDECDITEMDQFRKDQKAAAEKQGIKLTPLVFVMKAVVKALQDFPSFNASLSPDGQSIIKKHYYNIGIAVDTPNGLVVPVVKDVDKKGIYELSQDLMEISAKARDGKLGPADMAGGTFTISSLGGIGGTQFTPIVNAPEVAIMGLSKAKMQPVWNGSEFAPRLVMPFSVSYDHRAIDGAEGVRFTTTVGNYLSDLRQLIL, from the coding sequence ATGGCGACACAACAAATTACGATCCCAGATATCGGTGATTTTGACGCAGTAGAAGTAATTGAAATCCTGGTTGCAGCAGGCGACGAGGTAGCGGTAGACGATTCACTGGTAACGCTTGAATCCGACAAGGCCACGATGGAGATCCCATCACCTGTGGCAGGAAAAATCACAAACGTAGCGATTTCGATTGGTGACAGCGTTTCCGAAGGCACCTATATTATGGATGTCGAAGTTTCCGGCGATGCAGCAGCTCCGGCAGAAGAAAAGCCGGCAGCGCCACAAGAACCGGCTCCGGCACCACAGGCACCAGCTCCAGCACAAGCACCGGATTCGGCACAAGAGCCAGCGCCACAGCCGTCTGCGGCTTCACCTGCGGCCATTGCAGCAGCGTCAAAACCGGTCAATGCACAAGAGATGGGCGCGTCTTCACACGCTTCGCCATCGGTACGTGCATTTGCACGTAAGCTAGGTGTTGACCTGACAACCGTTGCCGGTACTGGGCCAAAAGGTCGTATCCAGCAGACTGACGTGGAAGCGGCGATAAAAGCGGTTATGTCCGGTCAAAAAGCGGCTCCGGGCGGCGCAGTTTCTGGTGGAATGGGAATTCCTCCGGTGCCAGAAGTTGATTTCAGCAAGTTTGGTGAAACCACAACCGAAGAGTTAGGCCGAATCAAGAAAATTTCCGGTAAGTTCCTACACGCCAGTTGGTTGAACGTACCGCACGTCACGCAGTTCGATGAGTGTGACATCACCGAGATGGATCAGTTCCGTAAGGATCAGAAAGCTGCCGCCGAGAAGCAGGGCATTAAGCTGACGCCACTGGTGTTTGTGATGAAAGCGGTGGTCAAGGCACTGCAGGACTTCCCAAGTTTCAATGCATCGCTATCGCCTGATGGCCAATCAATCATTAAAAAGCATTACTACAATATCGGTATCGCGGTCGATACGCCAAACGGTTTGGTGGTGCCAGTGGTGAAGGATGTCGATAAAAAAGGCATCTATGAACTATCGCAAGACTTGATGGAAATCTCTGCCAAAGCGCGTGACGGTAAGCTAGGGCCTGCCGATATGGCCGGTGGCACTTTCACCATCTCCAGCCTTGGCGGTATCGGTGGAACTCAGTTCACGCCAATCGTCAATGCGCCGGAAGTGGCGATTATGGGGCTTTCTAAAGCGAAGATGCAGCCGGTTTGGAACGGTAGCGAATTTGCACCACGTCTGGTGATGCCGTTCAGCGTGTCTTACGACCATCGTGCGATTGACGGTGCCGAAGGTGTGCGCTTTACCACAACGGTAGGTAACTACCTGTCTGATCTACGCCAACTGATTCTTTAA
- a CDS encoding DUF2058 domain-containing protein, with protein MAGSLFDQLKKSGLVTDKKAKQVQREKQQQNKKSKANKAKKGQIQQSEAAQLAAKAAEEKAQRDRELNQQRQQQQAENAKKAELKQIIEANQLKNYQGDIAYNFADDSAVKTLNINSKTQKGLANEQLHIVRFNNGYTVVPNEVLEKIEQRDATVIIRNNNNHDSHLSEEDKAYYAKFEIPDDLVW; from the coding sequence ATGGCAGGTTCTTTGTTTGATCAATTAAAAAAATCCGGTTTGGTAACCGATAAAAAAGCCAAACAAGTGCAACGCGAAAAACAGCAGCAAAACAAAAAAAGTAAGGCCAATAAAGCCAAAAAAGGTCAAATCCAGCAAAGCGAAGCCGCCCAACTTGCCGCCAAAGCCGCCGAAGAAAAAGCGCAACGCGACCGCGAACTCAATCAACAACGCCAGCAACAGCAAGCCGAAAACGCCAAAAAGGCCGAACTGAAACAGATTATCGAAGCCAATCAGTTGAAAAATTACCAAGGTGATATCGCTTACAACTTTGCCGATGACAGCGCGGTGAAAACATTAAACATCAACAGCAAAACCCAAAAAGGCCTCGCCAATGAACAGCTGCATATTGTGCGTTTTAATAACGGTTATACGGTTGTGCCAAATGAAGTGTTGGAAAAAATCGAACAGCGCGATGCCACCGTGATTATCAGAAACAACAACAATCACGACAGCCACCTATCCGAAGAAGACAAAGCCTACTACGCCAAATTCGAAATTCCAGATGATCTGGTTTGGTAA
- the lpdA gene encoding dihydrolipoyl dehydrogenase: MTKIVDIVIPDIGDFAEVDVIEVLVSAGDEVAQDDSLVTLESDKATMEIPAPFAGKIVSLTAAVGDKASEGSIIGTMEIANTETVAANVEDSVAHEAPKPEATPAQQAEAPQAVSAADLPPADMTCEVLVLGSGPGGYTAAFRAADLGKKVVMIERYENIGGVCLNVGCIPSKALLHMSVVLNETREMGAHGITFAEPEIDTNKMRAYKDSVIGKLTGGLAGLAKARKVEVVQGYGKFSSANTVTVDMADGSTKTIAFEKAIIAAGSRVVKLPFIPHDDPRVMDSTDALELEEVPKRMLVIGGGIIGLEMAQVYDSLGASITVVELGDTIIPGADKDISKPLLKKIKKQYENVFLKSKVTNVEAKDEGLVVTFEGKDCPETDTFDRILVAVGRTPNGKLIDAEKAGVAVNDWGFIEVDERQKTNVDHIYAIGDIVGQPMLAHKAVHEGKVAAEVISGMNSAFTPMGIPSVAYTDPEVAWAGKTETELKAEGVEYEKGAFPWAASGRSLSLGRDEGLTKALFCAKTHRLLGCGIVGPNAGELVAEAMLAIEMGADMQDIGLTIHPHPTLSETICFAAEMAEGTITDLMPPKKRK, from the coding sequence ATGACCAAGATTGTAGATATTGTTATTCCTGATATCGGTGACTTTGCCGAAGTTGATGTGATTGAAGTGCTGGTTAGTGCCGGTGATGAAGTGGCGCAGGACGATTCTCTGGTCACCTTGGAATCGGATAAGGCGACGATGGAAATTCCGGCGCCGTTTGCCGGGAAAATTGTTTCTCTGACCGCGGCGGTAGGTGATAAGGCCTCTGAAGGTTCGATTATCGGAACCATGGAAATCGCCAATACCGAAACCGTGGCGGCGAATGTTGAAGACAGCGTGGCGCACGAAGCTCCTAAGCCTGAAGCAACTCCAGCTCAGCAGGCCGAAGCTCCACAAGCGGTCTCAGCGGCGGATTTACCGCCTGCCGATATGACATGCGAAGTGTTGGTGCTAGGTTCGGGCCCTGGTGGTTATACTGCCGCCTTCCGTGCCGCCGATCTAGGTAAAAAAGTGGTGATGATCGAGCGTTATGAAAACATCGGTGGTGTTTGTCTAAACGTTGGTTGTATTCCGTCTAAAGCGCTATTGCATATGTCGGTCGTACTGAACGAAACCCGCGAAATGGGTGCGCACGGTATCACTTTCGCCGAGCCTGAAATCGACACCAATAAAATGCGAGCTTACAAAGACTCGGTTATCGGTAAGCTAACCGGTGGTTTGGCGGGTCTTGCCAAGGCGCGTAAGGTTGAAGTCGTTCAAGGTTACGGTAAGTTCAGCTCGGCCAATACCGTCACGGTTGATATGGCTGATGGTTCAACCAAGACCATCGCCTTTGAAAAAGCGATTATCGCTGCCGGTTCACGCGTGGTGAAACTGCCGTTTATCCCGCATGACGATCCGCGTGTTATGGATTCAACCGATGCATTGGAACTTGAAGAAGTACCAAAACGTATGCTGGTTATCGGTGGTGGGATTATCGGTCTGGAAATGGCGCAGGTTTATGACTCACTGGGTGCGAGCATCACCGTGGTCGAACTGGGCGATACCATTATTCCGGGTGCCGATAAGGACATTTCCAAGCCGCTATTGAAGAAAATCAAAAAGCAGTACGAAAACGTGTTCCTAAAATCAAAAGTCACCAATGTCGAAGCCAAAGACGAAGGTCTGGTGGTGACATTCGAAGGTAAGGATTGCCCGGAAACCGATACGTTTGATCGTATCTTGGTTGCGGTAGGGCGTACACCAAACGGTAAACTGATCGATGCCGAGAAAGCCGGTGTTGCGGTCAACGATTGGGGCTTTATCGAAGTCGATGAACGCCAGAAAACCAATGTTGATCACATCTATGCGATCGGTGATATCGTTGGTCAGCCAATGCTGGCGCACAAAGCGGTTCACGAAGGCAAGGTCGCTGCCGAAGTGATCTCTGGCATGAACAGTGCCTTTACGCCAATGGGGATTCCATCAGTTGCTTATACCGATCCGGAAGTGGCTTGGGCTGGTAAGACTGAAACTGAACTTAAGGCCGAAGGCGTTGAGTATGAAAAAGGTGCTTTCCCATGGGCGGCATCGGGTCGTAGCTTGAGTCTGGGGCGTGACGAAGGTCTGACCAAAGCGTTGTTCTGCGCCAAGACACATCGTTTGTTGGGTTGTGGTATTGTCGGGCCTAACGCCGGTGAACTGGTTGCCGAAGCGATGCTAGCGATTGAGATGGGGGCTGATATGCAAGATATCGGGCTGACCATCCATCCACATCCGACATTGAGTGAGACGATCTGCTTTGCGGCGGAGATGGCGGAGGGGACAATCACCGACCTAATGCCACCAAAAAAACGTAAATAG
- a CDS encoding methyltransferase family protein: MAVKPIDKTSQSASIRQWSRLALVYLLIPLILFICAGDIDWWQAWIYTLLIVVVGMGGRILANRRHPGLTAERQDLEIIQSAKSWDKVLAPLMALSISYPMMIVAGLDHRFHWSAEFSLELNAVGFTLIAFGYVFSAWSLLVNRFFYSVVSVRTERGHKLCDSGPYRLVRHPGYAGNIVAVFGIVMALDSLWALIPAIVALFITVIRTGLEDRTLQQELPGYREYSQRVRYRLMPGIY; this comes from the coding sequence ATGGCAGTAAAACCGATTGATAAGACCTCTCAATCCGCATCCATCAGACAATGGAGCAGGTTGGCGCTGGTGTATCTGCTTATTCCGTTGATTTTATTTATATGCGCTGGCGATATCGATTGGTGGCAGGCATGGATTTATACTTTATTGATTGTTGTGGTTGGTATGGGCGGCCGCATATTGGCGAATCGTCGGCATCCCGGATTGACCGCTGAACGGCAAGATCTTGAAATTATCCAAAGTGCCAAATCTTGGGATAAAGTGCTAGCCCCTTTAATGGCGCTGAGTATCAGTTACCCGATGATGATTGTGGCGGGGCTGGATCATCGATTTCATTGGTCAGCGGAATTTTCGCTTGAGCTGAATGCGGTTGGATTTACGCTGATTGCATTCGGTTATGTTTTTTCCGCATGGTCATTGTTGGTTAATCGTTTTTTCTACAGTGTAGTGAGCGTTCGAACGGAACGAGGTCATAAGCTGTGTGATTCGGGTCCGTATCGGTTGGTGCGTCATCCGGGGTATGCCGGAAATATTGTGGCTGTATTCGGTATTGTAATGGCTCTGGATTCGCTGTGGGCATTGATACCTGCAATAGTCGCTTTGTTCATCACGGTGATTAGAACAGGGCTAGAGGACCGAACTTTACAGCAAGAACTGCCAGGTTATCGGGAGTATAGCCAGCGAGTGCGTTATCGGTTGATGCCAGGGATTTATTGA
- the aceE gene encoding pyruvate dehydrogenase (acetyl-transferring), homodimeric type, translating into MSENFVDQDPQETQEWIDALEAVVSFEGTDKAQHIIASLIEKARVHGIDIPYSANTPYINTIAEENQANYPGDLTLEKKLRAILRWNAMAIVSGANKNTSVGGHIASYASSCTLYEVGMNHFFKGPKHPQGADMVFFQGHTSPGMYSRSFLEGRLNEEQLRNYRQEVDGNGLSSYPHPWLMSDYWQFPTVSMGLGPLMAIYQARFMKYMQARGLAETTGRKVWAFLGDGEMDEPESRGAIQLAKREKLDNLVFVINCNLQRLDGPVRGNDSIIQELEGVFRGAGWNVLKVLWGSGWDRLLQKDKTGKLVERMGEVPDGEYQAYKAKDGAFVRQHFFGKYPETAELVADMTDDEIFRLTRGGHSPRKIYNAYKRATETVGQPSVILAKTVKGYGMGAYGEAANTAHQQKKLDNEGYKYFRDRFAIPISDEEIDKGPVPFYQPSEDSDVMQYMRARREELGGALPSRQDNAEALPVPSLDTFKMLTEGTGEREMSTTMAFVRLISILLRDKTLGPRVVPIIPDEARTFGMEGLFRQVGIYDPAGQLYQPMDSDQLMWYKESANGQVFEEGINEAGAMANWVAAATAYANYGVSMIPFYIYYSMFGFQRIGDLAWAAGDSRARGFLIGGTAGRTTLEGEGLQHQDGHNLIQFDHVPNCMTYDPTFAFEMAVIIRDGIKRMFAEKEDVFYYITAMNENYSHPAMPEGAEDGILKGLYKFKDSSAKHKNKVQLMGSGTIFREVIAAAEMLESEWDVAADIWGVPSFNLLRRDGMEVTRWNTLHPKETAKKPYVTETLEGSEGPFIVATDYIRDYPERIRQYVPGEYYVLGTDGFGRSDTREQLRKFFEVNRYYVVVSALKSLADAGTIKADVVAKAIEKYGIDSDKPFPTHA; encoded by the coding sequence ATGAGCGAGAATTTTGTCGATCAAGATCCACAAGAAACCCAAGAGTGGATCGATGCTCTAGAAGCCGTTGTATCATTTGAAGGCACGGATAAGGCACAGCACATTATTGCCAGCCTTATCGAAAAAGCCCGTGTTCACGGCATAGATATCCCGTATTCAGCCAACACCCCTTATATCAATACCATCGCTGAAGAAAATCAGGCTAATTATCCAGGTGATCTGACTTTAGAGAAAAAGCTTCGCGCGATTTTGCGTTGGAATGCGATGGCAATCGTATCTGGTGCCAATAAAAACACCAGTGTGGGTGGGCATATCGCCTCATACGCATCGAGTTGTACTCTATATGAAGTAGGGATGAACCACTTCTTTAAGGGGCCTAAGCATCCACAGGGTGCCGATATGGTCTTTTTCCAGGGGCACACTTCACCGGGTATGTACTCGCGCTCTTTCTTGGAAGGTCGTCTAAACGAAGAACAATTGCGTAATTATCGTCAAGAAGTAGACGGTAACGGTCTATCGTCTTACCCGCACCCTTGGTTGATGTCCGATTACTGGCAGTTCCCGACGGTATCGATGGGTCTTGGACCGCTAATGGCGATCTACCAAGCGCGTTTTATGAAATATATGCAAGCGCGTGGTTTGGCCGAAACAACCGGACGTAAGGTCTGGGCATTCCTGGGTGACGGTGAGATGGATGAGCCGGAATCACGTGGTGCGATTCAGCTGGCTAAACGTGAGAAGCTGGACAACCTGGTATTCGTTATCAACTGTAACCTACAGCGCCTAGATGGACCGGTACGTGGTAACGACAGCATTATCCAAGAGCTGGAAGGTGTCTTCCGTGGTGCCGGCTGGAACGTACTGAAAGTGCTTTGGGGGTCTGGTTGGGATCGTCTATTGCAAAAAGACAAAACCGGTAAGCTGGTTGAGCGTATGGGCGAAGTGCCTGACGGTGAATACCAGGCTTATAAAGCCAAAGACGGTGCCTTTGTGCGTCAGCACTTCTTCGGTAAATACCCGGAAACCGCCGAGTTGGTTGCCGATATGACCGATGACGAGATTTTCCGTCTGACCCGTGGCGGTCACTCACCACGTAAGATCTACAACGCCTATAAGCGGGCTACCGAAACCGTTGGTCAACCATCGGTAATCCTTGCCAAGACCGTCAAGGGTTACGGTATGGGTGCTTACGGTGAAGCGGCGAACACCGCTCACCAGCAGAAGAAATTGGATAACGAAGGTTATAAGTATTTCCGTGACCGTTTCGCGATTCCAATCTCCGATGAAGAGATTGATAAAGGCCCGGTTCCTTTCTATCAGCCATCGGAAGATTCAGATGTGATGCAGTATATGCGTGCGCGTCGTGAAGAGTTGGGTGGAGCCTTGCCGTCACGTCAGGACAATGCCGAAGCTTTACCTGTGCCATCATTGGATACTTTCAAAATGCTGACGGAAGGTACTGGTGAGCGTGAAATGTCGACTACGATGGCATTTGTGCGTCTGATCTCAATCCTATTGCGCGATAAGACTTTGGGGCCACGTGTTGTGCCGATCATTCCTGATGAAGCACGTACTTTCGGTATGGAAGGTCTGTTCCGTCAGGTCGGTATCTACGATCCGGCCGGTCAGCTATATCAGCCGATGGATTCGGACCAGTTGATGTGGTACAAGGAATCGGCCAACGGTCAGGTATTTGAAGAAGGTATCAACGAAGCTGGTGCTATGGCGAACTGGGTGGCTGCGGCGACCGCTTATGCCAACTACGGCGTGAGCATGATCCCATTCTATATCTACTACTCAATGTTCGGTTTCCAGCGTATCGGTGACTTGGCATGGGCAGCCGGTGACTCGCGTGCACGCGGTTTCCTGATCGGGGGTACCGCAGGGCGTACCACGCTTGAAGGTGAAGGTCTGCAGCACCAGGACGGTCATAACCTGATTCAGTTTGACCATGTACCGAACTGTATGACATACGACCCAACATTCGCGTTTGAGATGGCGGTGATTATCCGTGACGGTATCAAGCGCATGTTTGCTGAGAAAGAAGACGTGTTCTATTACATCACCGCGATGAACGAGAACTACTCGCATCCTGCTATGCCGGAAGGTGCCGAAGACGGTATCCTGAAAGGGCTTTATAAGTTCAAGGATTCTTCTGCCAAGCATAAGAACAAGGTGCAGTTGATGGGGTCAGGGACAATCTTCCGTGAAGTTATCGCCGCGGCGGAAATGCTTGAATCCGAATGGGATGTGGCAGCCGATATCTGGGGTGTACCAAGTTTCAACTTGCTACGTCGTGACGGTATGGAAGTCACTCGCTGGAATACGTTGCATCCTAAAGAGACTGCGAAAAAACCATATGTTACCGAAACATTGGAAGGTTCAGAAGGACCGTTTATTGTCGCAACCGACTATATCCGTGACTACCCTGAGCGTATCCGTCAATATGTTCCAGGCGAATACTATGTGTTAGGTACCGACGGTTTCGGTCGTTCCGATACTCGTGAGCAACTACGTAAGTTCTTCGAGGTTAACCGTTATTACGTGGTGGTTTCTGCGCTTAAATCGCTTGCCGACGCCGGCACAATCAAGGCCGATGTAGTGGCTAAAGCCATTGAAAAATATGGTATCGATAGCGATAAGCCTTTCCCGACTCACGCTTAA
- a CDS encoding PACE efflux transporter, translating to MLITLTRIKRRLLYVIVFEITAIILSTFVLMLLSNSDVDESLPVAILMSTAAVVWNYLFNTAFEFWETRQQINKRTLAVRSLHALGFEGGLILICVPLYMVWYGVDLWTAFAMEAALLLFFLVYTFVFTFLFDQVFILQHQMPAKA from the coding sequence GTGTTGATTACCTTAACCCGAATTAAGCGTCGTCTGCTTTACGTTATTGTTTTTGAAATTACCGCGATTATCCTTTCAACCTTTGTGTTGATGCTGTTGAGTAACAGTGATGTTGACGAATCCTTACCTGTTGCGATTCTAATGTCGACAGCGGCGGTGGTTTGGAATTATCTTTTTAATACCGCGTTTGAATTTTGGGAGACGCGTCAGCAAATTAACAAGCGAACCTTGGCGGTGCGAAGCCTTCATGCGCTTGGTTTTGAAGGCGGATTGATTTTGATTTGTGTTCCGTTGTATATGGTTTGGTATGGTGTTGACCTATGGACGGCTTTTGCCATGGAAGCGGCATTGTTGTTGTTTTTCTTGGTTTACACGTTTGTTTTTACGTTTTTGTTTGACCAGGTATTTATTCTGCAACACCAAATGCCAGCCAAGGCCTGA
- a CDS encoding RNA pyrophosphohydrolase: protein MIDENGYRPNVGIIIVNKEGKLFWGKRIQQDAWQFPQGGIRENETPQQAVFRELKEEVGLEPSDVRVLGRTDDWISYDLPKHLIRHYSQPVCVGQKQIWFMLGFEGDVKNINLTQHESPEFEDWDWVDYWRPVQEVVSFKQAVYHQALTELLPTLETFWLNRK, encoded by the coding sequence ATGATTGATGAAAACGGATATCGGCCTAATGTCGGTATTATTATTGTTAATAAAGAGGGTAAGCTGTTTTGGGGAAAACGAATACAACAAGATGCTTGGCAATTTCCACAAGGAGGTATTCGTGAAAATGAAACTCCGCAGCAAGCCGTCTTTAGGGAGCTAAAGGAAGAGGTGGGTCTGGAACCGTCCGATGTGCGAGTTTTAGGCAGAACCGATGACTGGATTAGCTACGATTTACCCAAACACCTGATTCGCCATTACAGTCAACCTGTCTGTGTCGGTCAAAAGCAGATCTGGTTTATGTTGGGATTTGAAGGTGATGTCAAAAATATCAACCTGACCCAGCACGAATCACCTGAATTTGAGGATTGGGATTGGGTCGACTATTGGCGCCCGGTTCAAGAGGTGGTCAGTTTTAAACAGGCGGTCTATCATCAGGCGTTGACTGAACTGCTGCCTACCTTGGAAACTTTTTGGCTAAACAGAAAGTAA
- a CDS encoding DUF3820 family protein, with the protein MNPENLKKLVEVTMPYGKYKGRLLADLPGNYLNWFAAKGFPEGNLGQLLALMHELDHNGLKSLLDPLRK; encoded by the coding sequence ATGAATCCAGAAAACTTAAAAAAGCTTGTTGAAGTCACTATGCCTTATGGCAAATACAAGGGGCGTTTGCTTGCAGATTTGCCCGGTAATTACCTTAATTGGTTTGCAGCTAAGGGGTTTCCAGAGGGTAATTTAGGGCAGTTATTGGCTTTGATGCATGAGTTGGATCACAATGGTTTAAAAAGCCTGCTTGATCCGTTACGAAAATAA